One window of the Bacteroidales bacterium genome contains the following:
- a CDS encoding IS630 family transposase, translated as EEVEAWEKARNGFDKKINWQFTKEKARIKLKKLYPSYER; from the coding sequence GAAGAAGTCGAAGCTTGGGAGAAGGCTCGCAATGGGTTCGATAAGAAAATTAACTGGCAGTTCACAAAGGAGAAGGCTCGCATTAAACTGAAAAAACTTTATCCGTCATATGAGCGTTGA